In Corythoichthys intestinalis isolate RoL2023-P3 chromosome 11, ASM3026506v1, whole genome shotgun sequence, a single genomic region encodes these proteins:
- the gpr101 gene encoding probable G-protein coupled receptor 101 yields MMPSFQAPALDPNVTDAPLDLGFDFPSRDPAWGSVADCMLKIALISVIVCVSLFGNVLVLLVFQRKPQLLHVANRFVLNLLLADLLQTMLVMPFAIATTVPGVWPLDARLCQALVVLMHLFAFAGVNTIIVVSVDRYLAIIHPLSYPTRMTPHLGTNLIICTWVVSFLQSTPPLYGWGAIDFNHHHKMCSVIWSYSVSYSVVVATFSFWLPVLVMLGCYWMVFRAARRQNALVHPIRTRLESQPCPQDFRGQSSSPPQRPSSPDGPSSAKGYPTRARHRRFHYHCKAARVVFVIMASYILSMGPYSVLNTISMSARADVPSWLLSLALVLFFLQCCLHPYIYGYMHRSVRKEFLALLCGIFCKRGQSSAAETCHTMAGQGHAGGQPHLPSPAARVFPLQTWEECTTSSSPTFERRSRDSRKETTTTSVSSDREPTVNSKQSS; encoded by the coding sequence ATGATGCCAAGCTTTCAGGCACCCGCCCTCGACCCAAATGTAACGGACGCCCCTTTGGATTTGGGCTTCGACTTCCCTTCACGAGATCCGGCGTGGGGCTCTGTCGCCGATTGCATGCTCAAGATTGCGCTTATCTCCGTGATCGTTTGTGTGTCGTTGTTTGGGAATGTCTTGGTGTTACTGGTTTTCCAGAGAAAACCTCAGCTCCTACATGTGGCCAACCGTTTCGTCCTTAATCTCCTGTTGGCCGATCTTCTCCAGACCATGTTGGTCATGCCCTTTGCCATTGCCACCACAGTTCCGGGGGTTTGGCCACTGGATGCTCGACTGTGCCAGGCACTGGTGGTGCTCATGCATCTTTTTGCTTTTGCCGGCGTCAACACTATCATTGTTGTCTCCGTGGACCGCTACTTGGCCATTATTCACCCTCTGTCCTACCCCACCAGGATGACGCCACACCTGGGCACCAACCTGATCATTTGCACCTGGGTAGTCAGCTTCCTGCAGAGTACACCGCCCCTATACGGCTGGGGCGCAATCGATTTTAACCACCATCACAAGATGTGCTCGGTGATCTGGTCCTACAGCGTATCCTACTCAGTCGTGGTAGCCACCTTCTCTTTCTGGCTCCCGGTTCTCGTCATGCTCGGGTGCTACTGGATGGTATTCCGGGCAGCTCGGAGGCAGAACGCCCTGGTGCACCCAATACGGACGCGTTTGGAATCCCAGCCCTGCCCTCAGGACTTCCGAGGGCAGAGCAGCTCGCCACCCCAGCGGCCCAGTTCACCGGATGGCCCTTCCTCAGCCAAGGGGTACCCGACTCGTGCAAGGCATCGACGCTTTCACTACCACTGCAAGGCAGCGCGTGTCGTCTTTGTAATCATGGCATCTTATATCCTCAGCATGGGACCCTACAGTGTACTAAACACAATATCCATGAGTGCCAGAGCAGATGTACCATCCTGGCTTTTGTCTTTGGCTCTGGTGCTCTTCTTCCTGCAGTGCTGCCTGCATCCATACATCTACGGATACATGCACCGTAGCGTTCGGAAGGAATTCCTCGCATTGCTCTGCGGAATCTTCTGCAAGCGGGGACAGAGTTCAGCTGCCGAGACCTGTCACACCATGGCAGGACAAGGCCACGCCGGGGGGCAACCTCACTTGCCTAGTCCAGCCGCCAGGGTCTTTCCGCTGCAGACATGGGAGGAATGCACCACGTCTTCCTCGCCCACCTTCGAGAGGAGGTCGAGGGACAGCCGCAAGGAGACCACCACAACCAGCGTCAGCTCAGATCGGGAGCCCACGGTCAATAGCAAGCAGAGTTCCTAA